In a genomic window of Candidatus Thiothrix sulfatifontis:
- a CDS encoding ABC transporter permease, with product MSKRDVLGRYRGSMIGMAWSFFNPLFMLAVYTFVFSVVFESRWGVNTSESRGSFAVILFAGLVVHGLLAECVNRAPGLILSNANYVKKVVFPLEILPWVTLVSALFHTGISLLVLLIAELMLMQYVPWTVLLLPLVWLPFVMGIMGVSWFLAALGVYVRDVAQITGLVTTVLLFMSPVFYPLSKLPEHFQTLLLLNPLTFMIEQTRQLVIWGNTPDWGGLLLYSVAACLVAWLGFVWFQKTRGGFADVL from the coding sequence ATGAGTAAACGCGATGTGCTAGGGCGTTACCGTGGCTCCATGATTGGAATGGCGTGGTCGTTTTTTAATCCGCTGTTTATGCTGGCGGTATACACCTTTGTATTTAGCGTGGTGTTTGAATCGCGTTGGGGCGTGAATACCAGTGAAAGTCGCGGGAGTTTTGCGGTCATTCTGTTTGCGGGTCTGGTGGTACACGGTTTGTTGGCGGAATGTGTGAATCGTGCGCCCGGTTTGATTTTATCCAATGCCAATTATGTGAAAAAAGTGGTGTTTCCCTTGGAAATCTTGCCGTGGGTTACGTTGGTATCGGCGTTATTTCATACGGGCATTAGCTTGTTGGTGTTGCTGATAGCCGAGCTTATGTTGATGCAGTATGTGCCGTGGACGGTGCTGTTGTTGCCATTGGTGTGGCTGCCGTTTGTCATGGGCATTATGGGGGTTAGTTGGTTTTTGGCGGCGTTGGGGGTGTATGTGCGTGATGTTGCGCAAATTACCGGCTTGGTGACGACGGTATTGCTGTTTATGAGTCCGGTGTTTTACCCCTTGTCTAAATTGCCCGAACATTTCCAGACCTTGCTCTTGTTGAATCCTTTGACGTTTATGATTGAGCAAACGCGGCAATTGGTGATCTGGGGCAATACGCCGGATTGGGGCGGTTTGCTGCTGTACAGTGTGGCGGCGTGTTTGGTGGCGTGGCTGGGGTTTGTGTGGTTCCAGAAAACCAGAGGAGGGTTTGCGGATGTCCTCTGA